From Mumia sp. ZJ1417:
TACTGGGACTCCTGCTTCGCCCCGTGGTGGCCACGGATGCGTGGCGTCCTGCAGGCCGACATCGTGCACCGTGGTCGTGTCGCGGCCACGGAGGGCGTCGGCGCGATGCTCGGAGGGATCAGCGACCGCGTCTCCCTCGACGGCGACGTCGTACGGGTGCGGCTGAACTCGCCCCTGCGCACCCGGCGCCCGACGGGTGGTGAGGGACTGACCCTCGTCCCGAGCCTTTTCACCCGCGGCGCGAGTGTGCCGATCGGGAAGGACGAGCCGCCGATGATCATGTACGGGGTGCGTGGTGCGGGGACACTTTGGCAGGCGGAGGCGCGGCGTTCGTCAAGGGTGCTCGCCGACCTGCTCGGGGCGACACGCGCGGGCCTCCTCACGGCGCTCGCGTCGCCGGCCTCGTCGACGGAGCTGGCCGGGCGGCTCGGGGTGACCACGCCTGCGGTCAACCAGCACCTGCGGGCAATGCGCGGCGCCGGGCTGCTCACGAGCGCGCGGCACGGGAGGTCGGTGCTCTACCTGCGCTCGGAGCTCGGGGATGCGCTCGTCGCTGGGGGAGGACGGATGTCGGTCCCGAGTGGTACGAACGAGGGATGACCGAACTGCCGAGGCCCAGCTCACTGCCGCTCCCGATCCAGACCGAGCGACTCGTGCTGCGCCCGTATGGCCACCGCGACGCGCCGCGGGTGCTCGACATCCACCGCAGGCTCGACGTGATCCGATGGCTCGGCGACCCCCCGTACACGCCGATGGCCTCACTCGTGGAGGCCGCAGCATGGATCGACGACCTCAACCGCCTGCATGAGGCCGACCCTCGCTGCGTCGGTCTCGCGGCAGAGGTGCGCGAGAGCGGCGTCGTCGCGGGCACGGTGATGATCGCGCCGTGTCCCCACAGTGAGCCGCTCGACCTGCAG
This genomic window contains:
- a CDS encoding GNAT family N-acetyltransferase, giving the protein MTELPRPSSLPLPIQTERLVLRPYGHRDAPRVLDIHRRLDVIRWLGDPPYTPMASLVEAAAWIDDLNRLHEADPRCVGLAAEVRESGVVAGTVMIAPCPHSEPLDLQVGWHLHPDSTGRGYATEGARGLLDAAYAHLDGTAPDRPLLDLVWCGMFPDNKGSAAIARRLGLEDLGVRDDPWYDGDSQLFQTTRDHWTGARRERPVR
- a CDS encoding DUF5937 family protein, which produces MVGLLEYELNGRDLGDVRFAISPINELALSLRTFREPGRFPVHLPWLRETQDARDRLDTTMLRALSNASLSTPDFLSPRPDSPLTRIDTELQALARVEEGRLGADLRAVHPEGLPYPLRGSLEAARRRMLRALQAYWDSCFAPWWPRMRGVLQADIVHRGRVAATEGVGAMLGGISDRVSLDGDVVRVRLNSPLRTRRPTGGEGLTLVPSLFTRGASVPIGKDEPPMIMYGVRGAGTLWQAEARRSSRVLADLLGATRAGLLTALASPASSTELAGRLGVTTPAVNQHLRAMRGAGLLTSARHGRSVLYLRSELGDALVAGGGRMSVPSGTNEG